In Flavobacterium sp. CBA20B-1, one DNA window encodes the following:
- a CDS encoding pyridoxal phosphate-dependent aminotransferase, producing the protein MPRISHKGLQMPESPIRKLVPFAETAKKKGNKVYHLNIGQPDIKTPEVALNAVKNVDISVLEYSHSAGFDSYREKLAAYYQKQGLPINKEDIIITTGGSEALIFAMGSTMDEGDEIIIPEPFYANYNGFSTQNGVKVVPVMSGIETGFALPPIADFEKLITSKTKAILICNPGNPTGYMYSKEEIQQLAALVKKHDLFLIADEVYREFAYDGFEHFSVMNEESIAQNAIMIDSVSKRFSMCGARIGCIVSKNKELMATAMKFAQARLSPPTYAQIASEAALDTPQSYFDNVITEYKDRRDTLVNALNAIDGVQVSMPKGAFYCIAKLPVANAEDFAKWLLESYDLNGETVMVAPAAGFYSTPGVGLNEVRLAYVLNKEDLIKSADIIKEALKVYNA; encoded by the coding sequence ATGCCTAGAATTTCACATAAAGGCTTGCAAATGCCAGAATCACCAATAAGAAAATTGGTTCCTTTTGCCGAAACAGCAAAGAAAAAAGGAAATAAAGTGTATCACTTAAACATTGGTCAACCCGATATTAAAACGCCAGAGGTTGCCTTAAACGCTGTTAAAAATGTCGATATCTCTGTGCTAGAATATAGTCATTCTGCAGGTTTTGATTCATATAGAGAAAAGTTGGCTGCCTATTATCAAAAGCAAGGACTGCCTATTAATAAAGAAGACATCATTATTACCACGGGAGGTTCAGAAGCATTGATTTTTGCAATGGGATCTACAATGGACGAAGGAGACGAAATCATTATTCCGGAACCTTTCTATGCAAATTATAATGGATTTTCAACGCAAAACGGTGTGAAAGTAGTTCCAGTAATGTCGGGCATTGAAACAGGTTTTGCATTGCCACCAATTGCCGATTTTGAAAAACTAATCACTTCAAAAACCAAAGCAATATTAATTTGTAATCCAGGTAATCCTACGGGATATATGTACAGCAAAGAGGAAATTCAGCAATTGGCAGCATTGGTTAAAAAACACGATTTGTTTTTAATTGCCGATGAAGTTTATCGCGAGTTTGCTTATGATGGATTCGAGCATTTTTCTGTAATGAACGAAGAAAGTATTGCTCAAAACGCTATCATGATTGATTCTGTATCAAAACGTTTCAGCATGTGCGGTGCCCGTATTGGTTGCATTGTTTCAAAAAATAAAGAATTAATGGCAACGGCTATGAAATTTGCACAAGCACGTTTATCGCCCCCAACTTATGCCCAAATTGCTTCAGAAGCAGCTTTAGATACGCCGCAATCGTATTTTGATAACGTAATTACAGAATATAAAGACAGAAGAGATACCTTGGTAAACGCACTAAATGCTATTGATGGCGTTCAGGTTTCCATGCCAAAAGGTGCTTTTTATTGTATCGCAAAATTGCCAGTTGCAAATGCAGAAGATTTTGCAAAATGGCTATTAGAATCGTATGATTTAAACGGCGAAACTGTTATGGTTGCACCAGCTGCAGGTTTTTATTCAACACCTGGTGTTGGTTTAAACGAAGTGCGATTGGCTTATGTTCTCAATAAAGAAGACTTAATTAAATCTGCCGATATCATTAAAGAAGCATTAAAGGTTTATAATGCATAA
- a CDS encoding aminotransferase class I/II-fold pyridoxal phosphate-dependent enzyme, whose translation MVKDLFERIHDNKGPLGKWASQAEGYFVFPKLEGKLGPRMQFQGKEVLNWSINDYLGLATHPEVMKADADAAAEFGAAYPMGARMMSGHTDWHEKLQDELAAFVHKEAAYLLNFGYQGMVSTIDALVTKNDVIVYDVDSHACIIDGVRLHMGKRFTYKHNDVESLEKNLQRATKMAAEQNGGILVITEGVFGMRGQQGKLKEIVALKEKYNFRLLVDDAHGFGTLGKTGAGAGEEQNCQDGIDVYFSTFAKSMASIGAFIAADQDIIDYLKYNLRSQMFAKALPMILVKGALKRLQLLRENPSLKDTLWDNVNRLQNGLKDRGFNIGDTNTCVTPVYLEGSIPEAMIMVNDLRENYGIFLSIVVYPVIPKGIILLRVIPTASHTYEDIDQTLAAFEAIRGKLIDGTYKKIAAETTVDMEAQ comes from the coding sequence ATGGTTAAAGATTTATTTGAAAGAATTCACGATAATAAAGGTCCATTAGGAAAATGGGCCTCACAAGCAGAAGGTTATTTTGTATTTCCTAAATTAGAAGGAAAGTTAGGACCAAGAATGCAGTTTCAAGGGAAAGAAGTGTTAAACTGGTCTATAAACGACTATTTAGGTTTGGCTACGCACCCTGAAGTTATGAAAGCTGATGCCGATGCAGCAGCAGAATTTGGCGCAGCATACCCAATGGGAGCTCGCATGATGTCTGGGCATACAGATTGGCACGAAAAATTACAAGATGAATTAGCCGCTTTTGTACATAAAGAAGCCGCTTATTTATTAAATTTTGGATACCAAGGAATGGTATCTACTATCGATGCATTGGTTACTAAAAACGATGTAATTGTTTATGATGTTGATTCACATGCGTGTATTATCGATGGTGTACGTTTGCACATGGGTAAACGTTTCACTTACAAACACAACGATGTGGAGTCTTTAGAAAAAAACTTACAACGTGCTACTAAAATGGCTGCCGAACAAAACGGAGGTATTTTGGTGATTACCGAAGGTGTTTTTGGTATGCGTGGTCAGCAAGGAAAACTAAAAGAAATTGTTGCTTTAAAAGAAAAATACAATTTCCGTTTGTTGGTTGATGATGCACACGGTTTTGGAACTTTAGGAAAAACAGGAGCAGGAGCAGGAGAGGAGCAAAATTGTCAAGACGGTATTGATGTGTATTTCTCTACTTTTGCAAAATCTATGGCTTCAATTGGTGCATTTATTGCTGCCGATCAAGATATTATCGATTATTTAAAATACAATTTACGTTCGCAAATGTTTGCCAAAGCACTACCAATGATTTTGGTTAAAGGTGCATTGAAACGCTTACAGTTGTTGAGAGAAAACCCTAGCTTAAAAGATACATTGTGGGACAACGTAAACCGCCTACAAAATGGTTTAAAAGACCGCGGTTTCAATATCGGTGATACCAACACCTGCGTAACACCTGTTTATTTAGAAGGATCGATACCTGAAGCAATGATTATGGTAAACGATTTACGCGAAAATTATGGCATCTTTTTATCAATTGTGGTATATCCGGTTATTCCAAAAGGAATCATCTTATTGCGTGTAATTCCAACCGCGTCACATACCTACGAAGATATCGACCAAACATTGGCTGCTTTTGAAGCTATAAGAGGAAAATTAATCGATGGAACTTACAAAAAAATCGCTGCAGAAACTACGGTTGATATGGAAGCGCAATAA